ATATAAGATGTCTCTGTTTGTTATTCTCCAAATCTCATTCACTACTAACGATGCCTTAGGATTCTAAATCCAATAAAGATAATAAGCGTATAGTGAATAAAATGCAGAATACTAAATCCGATTACGGTATATAAGGCGCTACCCTGAAAAGCTATATAAAGCAGCCCACCAAGTTTAATCACTAATGAAGTAGCTTCAAAAACAAAGAAAAATCCTTGTAGTCGTAAAATCTGAAAAAGGCTAACCGCCGGCCGAGCCACAAACCAAAAGAATAACCCTACAATCATCCAGCTTGCGTAAATACCTGCTTCTGTCCACTCTGTGCCGAGTATCCATTTGAACAGCTCAGGAGCGTAGAGAATCAAAACAAGAGCAGGAAGAAACGCTATGCCTGCTAACGCTGCTGTTGATCTCAGATAAAAGCGGCTTATGCTGAGCGACTGATTCAGCATTTCAGAGGCTCGCTGATAAAAAACCTGCTTCACCGCATTACCTAGTAAATCTAAGGGCATTTGAATAAGCCGAAGAGCCAGGGCGTAGTACCCTACAATGGTTGCCTGAAAAAAATAAGTAAGCAGAAAGGGCATCATATTTTGCGAAATAGCATTCACAAACGCTTGACTCGAGCTATATAACGGAAAGTCTTTATATTCCCGTAATCCCTCTAGCATCTCCTTTTTTGTAACCTGGCTTTTAAGCTTAGCCCAATCCTCTCTCAGCACTTGATAGCTTAACACCACAGCAGCTAGCATTTGACCAACGATCTGTCCTCCAATCAGCCCATACGCCCCGGGCTGAATCAAACCCGAACCGACCTGTGTCGCGTTAACCCCACCCGAGCGGATGATCTGAGATATTGAGATTCTGTTGTACGCTTTTTTTCTTGTACTCCAGAAATTACTGCTCTGGTAAACCCCAAGGGCTAGCAGGCTTATTGGCAATAGATATATTAGCTGCTTAAGCTCTGGAGCACGGAAGATAGAAGCTAACGTCTCTCCAAAAAGGAAAAGAACAACCAAAGTTCCAACACTCATCATTACTGTAATGAAGACAGATAGACTGTACAGGTTTGCCGCTTGCCGCTCTGACTTAGGCAACACAATAGCTAGCTCATATTTCCACGTTACAATCACAGATAGAATCGTTGT
This genomic stretch from Bacillus horti harbors:
- a CDS encoding oligosaccharide flippase family protein, translating into MFKKNKVLRHISVLLSGSVIAQLLTFLMAPILSRLFAPEAFGIFALYTSLTTILSVIVTWKYELAIVLPKSERQAANLYSLSVFITVMMSVGTLVVLFLFGETLASIFRAPELKQLIYLLPISLLALGVYQSSNFWSTRKKAYNRISISQIIRSGGVNATQVGSGLIQPGAYGLIGGQIVGQMLAAVVLSYQVLREDWAKLKSQVTKKEMLEGLREYKDFPLYSSSQAFVNAISQNMMPFLLTYFFQATIVGYYALALRLIQMPLDLLGNAVKQVFYQRASEMLNQSLSISRFYLRSTAALAGIAFLPALVLILYAPELFKWILGTEWTEAGIYASWMIVGLFFWFVARPAVSLFQILRLQGFFFVFEATSLVIKLGGLLYIAFQGSALYTVIGFSILHFIHYTLIIFIGFRILRHR